The sequence CAAGATTTAATAGACTGATCGACTATTTAATTCCGCCTGACCGTGTTTCAAAAACGCGCGACTACAGGAAAACCCCGACATTGATCTGGCTGGGTAAGGACTGGTCTGGCGGGCTTTCTGGCGGATCAGCGGGCCTCACACGTTTTTCAGGGGGCGATATGGGGTCGGCGGAGGGATGACGCTTATCCTGTCCCCCGGTCGAATTGTCCCCGAGAGCAATACAAGTGACATCACGCCGCCGCGCAGAAAGGATTTGCCATCCAAGCCTGTACCGGTGACAGCCGCGCGCAAACCCGGCCGGAAACGATCCAGCAACACGCATGGCGCCCTGAGACCGGTCAATTCAAGTTGCGCTTCGTCGCCAATCCGCAGGACCGTGCCTTCTGGCAGGGATGTGAGATCAGGGCCGGACGTCGTTATGTTCTCGCCCAGATCCCCAGCCTGCACATCCAAGCCCAATGCGTGAAGATCTTCGTAAACAGAGACTGCAATAAGATGAACCTGGCGGAGGTTCGGGGCGTCCCGTCTGAACCGCTTATCATAGCGATGCTGCGTTTTCGCGCCGAAATGGGCATCGCCCTCTATTCCAAGGCTGGCAACCACCCGCACTTCAGGCACCGGAGACTTGGCAAAACCGTGCCTGGGCGCCAGACTGACCGAGATGACGTCACCATGGCCCATGCTTAGCTTCCTTAAATCTGCTCCACGACAGGGACACATTGCAGATTTAGTCGGGCACTGAACATCTTGTTATCTGCTCTGACGCAGCCTGGCTATTGATGGACGTGCCCATGGGTGTCTGTCTCCATTCTTTCGTGTTCGGGCCCGCCCCAGTGCGGCCTCGATGGCGATCGACAGGCCGGAGACGAACGCTGACGCCCCCCCGCAGGGGGCAGGACAGCCAAGGCGCAACTTTCCTGCTCCGCGCGCAATATCTGCACTCCAGTTCCTTGGTCACGATCTTATCTTCGCGTCCAC is a genomic window of Rhodobacter sp. 24-YEA-8 containing:
- a CDS encoding MOSC domain-containing protein — its product is MGHGDVISVSLAPRHGFAKSPVPEVRVVASLGIEGDAHFGAKTQHRYDKRFRRDAPNLRQVHLIAVSVYEDLHALGLDVQAGDLGENITTSGPDLTSLPEGTVLRIGDEAQLELTGLRAPCVLLDRFRPGLRAAVTGTGLDGKSFLRGGVMSLVLLSGTIRPGDRISVIPPPTPYRPLKNV